In Lentibacillus amyloliquefaciens, one DNA window encodes the following:
- the rho gene encoding transcription termination factor Rho, translating to MADLTISHLETLNLKEIYALAREYKVSYYAKLTKKELIFSILKAQAEKDGFLFMDGILEIIPSEGFGFLRPINYSPSAEDIYISASQIRRFDLRNGDKVSGKVRPPKENERYYGLLHVDAVNGEDPETSKERVHFPALTALYPDRHMGLERETKNLSTRIIDLMTPVGFGQRGLIVAPPKAGKTMLLKEVANSITANHPESKLIILLVDERPEEVTDIERSVDNDVDVVSSTFDEVPENHIKVSELVLERAMRLVEHKRDVIVLMDSITRLARAYNLVIPPSGRTLSGGIDPAAFHRPKRFFGAARNIEEGGSFTVLATALIDTGSRMDDVIYEEFKGTGNMELHLDRSLAERRIFPSIDILKSGTRKEELLVSKEHLDKIWAIRKTMQDSHNFLDRFLKRLRSTKNNMEFFQQMEEEMKRKGTKT from the coding sequence ATGGCAGACTTAACAATTTCCCATCTGGAGACATTAAACCTAAAGGAGATTTATGCTCTGGCTCGGGAATACAAAGTATCCTACTATGCAAAACTGACAAAAAAAGAACTAATTTTTTCTATTTTAAAAGCTCAAGCTGAAAAAGACGGATTTTTATTTATGGACGGCATTCTGGAAATCATTCCTTCAGAAGGTTTTGGCTTTCTTCGCCCAATCAATTATTCCCCGAGTGCAGAAGATATTTATATTTCCGCATCACAAATCCGCCGTTTTGATTTAAGAAATGGGGATAAAGTATCCGGCAAAGTCCGTCCGCCAAAAGAAAATGAACGCTATTACGGCCTGCTTCATGTGGATGCGGTAAACGGTGAAGACCCGGAGACGTCGAAAGAACGCGTGCATTTCCCGGCACTGACTGCATTGTATCCGGACAGGCATATGGGCTTGGAGCGTGAGACGAAAAATTTATCGACCCGAATTATCGATCTGATGACACCGGTCGGCTTTGGTCAGCGCGGGTTGATTGTTGCACCGCCAAAAGCCGGTAAAACAATGCTCTTAAAAGAGGTTGCCAACAGCATTACGGCGAACCATCCCGAATCCAAACTGATCATTCTGCTTGTGGATGAGCGCCCTGAAGAAGTAACCGATATTGAGCGTTCTGTCGACAACGATGTTGATGTGGTCAGTTCAACATTTGATGAAGTTCCGGAAAATCATATTAAAGTCTCTGAACTTGTTCTGGAACGTGCGATGCGCCTGGTGGAACATAAGCGCGATGTCATCGTATTGATGGACAGCATCACACGGCTTGCCCGTGCATATAATCTGGTCATTCCTCCAAGCGGTAGGACACTTTCCGGCGGGATTGATCCGGCAGCATTCCACCGGCCCAAACGTTTCTTTGGTGCAGCCCGGAATATCGAGGAAGGCGGCAGTTTCACCGTCCTGGCAACGGCCTTGATTGACACGGGATCGAGAATGGATGATGTTATCTATGAAGAGTTTAAAGGGACAGGCAATATGGAACTGCATTTGGACCGCAGTCTTGCCGAACGCCGCATCTTCCCGTCGATTGATATACTGAAATCGGGGACCCGGAAAGAGGAGTTGCTGGTTTCCAAAGAGCATCTTGACAAAATCTGGGCAATCCGTAAAACGATGCAGGACTCGCATAATTTCTTAGACCGTTTCCTGAAACGTCTCAGATCAACGAAAAACAACATGGAATTCTTCCAGCAGATGGAGGAAGAAATGAAGCGCAAAGGAACCAAAACTTAA
- a CDS encoding UDP-N-acetylglucosamine 1-carboxyvinyltransferase: MQKILIEGGHALKGKVRINGAKNSAVALLPAALLADSHVMIEGLPNISDVYTLGDLLEEIGGKVSWDGQTVHIDPENMVSMPLPNGKVKKLRASYYFMGAMLGKFNQTVIGLPGGCHLGPRPIDQHIKGFEALGAEVTNEQGAIYIRANELRGARIYLDVVSVGATINIMLAAVKAKGKTIIENAAKEPEIIDVATLLTNMGANIKGVGTDVIRIEGVPSLHGCQHTIIPDRIEAGTYAIAAAAQGSEVIIDNVIPQHLEPVLAKMEEMGVTVEQNDEQLYIAPKQPLKSVDVKTLVYPGFPTDLQQPFTSLLTKAVNTGVITDTIYASRLKHIDELRRMNATIKVEGGSVIVNGPVQLEGARVQASDLRAGASLIIAGLMANGITEITGVEHIDRGYDKITEKLNSLGANIWREEMNEQEIKQIQDS; this comes from the coding sequence TTGCAAAAAATTTTAATTGAAGGCGGGCATGCATTAAAGGGCAAAGTACGGATCAATGGAGCGAAGAACAGTGCTGTTGCCTTATTGCCTGCTGCGCTTTTAGCCGATTCACACGTCATGATTGAGGGCCTCCCCAACATATCAGATGTATACACACTTGGTGATTTACTGGAAGAAATAGGCGGAAAAGTCAGCTGGGACGGGCAGACGGTGCATATCGATCCGGAAAACATGGTGTCGATGCCGCTTCCAAATGGAAAAGTGAAAAAGCTCAGAGCGTCCTATTATTTTATGGGAGCCATGCTTGGCAAATTCAATCAGACAGTGATCGGACTTCCGGGCGGCTGTCATTTGGGCCCGCGCCCGATTGATCAGCATATAAAAGGATTTGAGGCCCTTGGAGCTGAGGTGACCAATGAACAAGGTGCCATCTATATTCGCGCCAATGAACTGCGGGGCGCGAGAATTTACCTTGATGTAGTCAGTGTAGGCGCCACAATCAATATCATGCTGGCTGCTGTGAAGGCTAAAGGCAAAACAATCATTGAAAATGCCGCCAAAGAGCCTGAAATCATTGATGTTGCCACACTCTTGACGAATATGGGAGCCAACATTAAAGGGGTTGGAACAGATGTGATTCGGATTGAAGGTGTCCCATCACTGCATGGCTGTCAGCATACGATTATTCCTGACCGGATTGAAGCGGGGACCTATGCAATAGCTGCAGCAGCGCAGGGCAGCGAAGTGATCATTGATAACGTGATTCCACAGCATCTTGAACCGGTATTGGCAAAAATGGAAGAGATGGGTGTCACAGTTGAGCAGAATGATGAACAATTATATATTGCACCGAAGCAGCCTCTCAAAAGCGTTGATGTTAAAACATTGGTTTATCCGGGATTCCCGACAGATTTGCAGCAGCCGTTTACATCTTTATTGACCAAAGCTGTCAACACAGGTGTTATAACGGATACAATTTACGCCTCACGTTTAAAACATATTGACGAATTACGGCGGATGAATGCAACTATCAAAGTTGAGGGCGGCTCGGTCATTGTTAACGGCCCTGTCCAGCTGGAAGGTGCCCGTGTACAGGCGAGTGATCTGCGTGCTGGTGCTTCACTTATCATTGCCGGGCTGATGGCAAATGGGATTACCGAAATCACCGGTGTGGAACATATTGACCGCGGCTATGACAAAATAACCGAAAAACTGAACAGCCTGGGCGCCAATATATGGCGTGAAGAAATGAATGAACAAGAAATAAAACAAATTCAGGACTCCTGA
- the icmF gene encoding fused isobutyryl-CoA mutase/GTPase IcmF: protein MEQVQIYKPVNPVRFVTASSLYDGHDASINIMRRILQASGAEVVHLGHNRSVEEVVYAAIQEDAQGIAISSYQGGHVEYFKYMIDLLNELGASHIKVYGGGGGVIIPHEIKELEDYGISRIFSPDNGRELGLQGMINGMIEECDVLPPVDLKEAQAKLADSDRQSVARLISYIENHEDSEEKQSLMKKLQSQSNNAPVLGITGTGGAGKSSLTDELIRRFVNEIPEKKIAIISIDPTKKKTGGALLGDRIRMNAIFTDRVYMRSLATRGSRTELSHSLQEVLDVLRAAHYDFIIVETSGIGQGDAAITDVTDLSMYVMTSEFGAPSQLEKIDMIDFADFVVINKYEQKGSEDALNQVRKQYQRSHLLFGEDKEMFPVFGTIASQFNDAGTNALFASMIDMLNDRFDWEESVDFERHKIAEKQNMIITNERRHYLREISQHVRGYHENAEKQSDLARKLYQLEGAKNVLDDEADTDVIDEAIQSHQDKMDPPAKRMLDSWDDLQEQYSGDKMTYKVRNKEIEMDLKIESISGLNIPKVIMPKYKDWGEQLLWLMKENLPGSFPYTAGVFPFKRQGEDPTRQFAGEGTPERTNRRFHYLSKDSEAKRLSTAFDSVTLYGEDPAPRPDIYGKVGESGVSICTLDDMKKLYDGFDLIDPKTSVSMTINGPAPIILAMFFNTAIDQQLEKFKEENDREPSREEYESLRDETISVARGTVQADILKEDQGQNTCIFSTEFALRMMGDIQQYFIDKNVRNYYSVSISGYHIAEAGANPITQLAFTLANGFTYVEYYLSRGMDVNKFAQNLSFFFSNGLDPEYTVIGRVARRIWAITMRDKYGADERSQKLKYHIQTSGRSLHAQEIDFNDIRTTLQALLAIQDNTNSLHTNAYDEAITTPTEESVRRAMAIQMIINKEFGLTKTENSLQGSFIVEELTDLVEEAVLQEFEKMNDRGGVLGAMERQYQRGKIQEESLYYEGKKHSGELPIVGVNTYVNPNPASAEEINSMELARASKEEKEHQISELHKFQEANKAETTAALNRLKDVAASGGNIFAELMETVKAASLGQITNALYEVGGQYRRNM from the coding sequence ATGGAACAAGTACAGATCTATAAACCGGTCAATCCGGTCCGGTTTGTAACGGCCTCGAGTTTATATGACGGACATGACGCCTCAATTAATATTATGCGCCGGATTCTTCAGGCGAGCGGGGCTGAAGTTGTTCATCTGGGGCATAACCGGTCCGTTGAAGAAGTCGTTTATGCAGCGATTCAGGAGGACGCTCAGGGAATTGCCATCTCATCCTATCAGGGCGGTCATGTGGAGTACTTCAAATACATGATTGATTTGCTTAACGAGCTGGGCGCCAGCCATATTAAGGTTTATGGCGGTGGCGGCGGCGTGATTATTCCGCATGAAATCAAAGAACTTGAGGATTATGGCATCTCACGTATTTTTTCACCGGACAATGGCCGTGAATTGGGATTGCAGGGCATGATCAACGGCATGATTGAAGAATGTGATGTCCTGCCCCCGGTTGACTTAAAAGAAGCTCAGGCAAAACTTGCAGACAGTGATCGGCAGTCCGTTGCACGCTTGATTTCTTATATTGAAAATCATGAGGATAGTGAAGAAAAACAGAGCTTAATGAAAAAGCTGCAGTCACAATCAAACAATGCACCGGTCCTCGGTATTACCGGAACAGGCGGGGCCGGAAAGAGCTCGCTGACAGACGAATTGATCCGCCGTTTTGTGAATGAAATACCGGAGAAAAAAATTGCCATCATTTCAATTGATCCGACCAAGAAGAAAACCGGCGGCGCCCTGCTCGGTGACCGTATCCGGATGAACGCAATTTTCACAGACCGCGTGTATATGCGTTCGCTGGCGACACGGGGATCGAGAACAGAACTATCTCACTCGCTTCAGGAAGTGCTCGATGTGCTTCGTGCTGCTCATTACGATTTCATTATTGTTGAAACAAGCGGAATTGGTCAGGGGGATGCAGCCATCACGGATGTCACCGATTTATCAATGTATGTCATGACGTCCGAGTTCGGTGCGCCATCACAGCTTGAAAAAATCGACATGATTGATTTTGCGGATTTTGTCGTGATCAATAAATATGAGCAAAAAGGGTCGGAAGATGCATTGAATCAGGTGCGGAAACAGTATCAGCGCAGCCATTTGCTATTCGGCGAGGACAAAGAAATGTTCCCGGTTTTCGGAACGATTGCCAGCCAATTTAATGATGCCGGTACAAACGCGCTGTTTGCATCCATGATTGATATGCTGAATGACCGATTTGACTGGGAGGAATCAGTTGACTTTGAGCGGCATAAAATAGCTGAGAAACAAAACATGATCATCACCAATGAACGGCGTCATTATTTGCGTGAAATTTCTCAGCATGTCCGCGGCTATCATGAAAATGCTGAAAAGCAGAGTGATTTGGCACGGAAACTTTACCAGCTTGAAGGGGCCAAAAATGTGCTCGATGATGAGGCGGATACTGACGTTATCGATGAGGCCATCCAATCACACCAAGACAAAATGGATCCTCCAGCCAAAAGAATGCTGGATTCATGGGATGACCTGCAGGAGCAGTACAGTGGCGACAAAATGACCTATAAAGTCCGCAACAAAGAAATTGAGATGGACCTTAAGATCGAATCCATTTCCGGTTTGAACATCCCGAAAGTCATCATGCCGAAGTATAAGGATTGGGGCGAACAGCTGCTTTGGCTGATGAAGGAGAATCTTCCGGGCTCATTTCCATATACGGCAGGCGTATTCCCGTTTAAACGCCAAGGGGAAGATCCGACACGTCAATTTGCCGGTGAAGGAACGCCGGAGCGCACGAACCGCCGTTTCCATTATCTGTCCAAAGACAGCGAAGCAAAGCGGCTGTCCACCGCGTTTGATTCGGTTACTTTATACGGGGAAGACCCGGCGCCAAGACCGGATATATACGGCAAAGTCGGGGAAAGCGGAGTCAGCATTTGTACACTCGATGACATGAAAAAGCTGTATGACGGTTTTGACCTGATTGATCCGAAAACGTCTGTATCCATGACAATTAATGGCCCGGCGCCAATTATTTTGGCTATGTTCTTTAACACGGCAATCGATCAGCAACTTGAAAAATTCAAAGAAGAAAACGACCGTGAGCCAAGCCGGGAAGAATATGAGAGTCTAAGGGATGAAACGATATCGGTTGCACGCGGCACAGTCCAAGCAGATATTTTAAAAGAAGATCAGGGCCAGAATACGTGCATTTTCTCAACAGAGTTTGCACTGAGAATGATGGGTGACATCCAACAGTATTTTATCGACAAAAATGTGCGCAATTATTACTCTGTGTCGATTTCGGGCTATCACATTGCAGAAGCAGGTGCAAACCCGATCACCCAGCTTGCTTTCACACTGGCTAACGGATTCACCTATGTGGAGTACTATTTAAGCCGTGGCATGGATGTCAATAAGTTTGCGCAGAACCTGTCGTTCTTCTTTTCCAACGGACTTGATCCGGAATATACGGTTATTGGCCGTGTAGCACGCCGTATCTGGGCGATTACCATGCGCGATAAATATGGCGCGGATGAGCGCAGTCAAAAATTGAAGTATCATATCCAGACATCAGGACGCTCCCTGCACGCACAAGAAATCGACTTTAATGATATCCGAACGACACTGCAGGCACTGCTTGCGATTCAGGACAATACGAATTCATTGCATACAAACGCTTACGATGAAGCAATCACGACACCGACTGAAGAATCTGTCAGGCGTGCGATGGCCATACAAATGATTATCAATAAAGAATTTGGCCTGACGAAAACGGAGAATTCATTGCAAGGGTCGTTTATCGTGGAAGAACTGACAGACCTTGTGGAAGAAGCAGTGTTGCAGGAGTTTGAAAAAATGAATGACCGCGGCGGTGTGCTTGGAGCTATGGAACGGCAATACCAGCGCGGGAAGATCCAGGAAGAATCACTGTATTATGAAGGCAAGAAACATTCCGGTGAGCTGCCGATCGTCGGAGTTAATACGTATGTGAACCCGAATCCCGCGTCAGCTGAGGAAATAAACTCCATGGAACTTGCCCGGGCATCCAAGGAAGAAAAAGAACATCAAATCAGTGAACTGCATAAATTTCAGGAGGCGAATAAAGCAGAAACAACAGCAGCTCTTAATCGCCTGAAGGACGTGGCTGCATCGGGCGGAAATATTTTTGCAGAATTAATGGAAACCGTAAAAGCGGCCAGCCTCGGTCAAATTACGAACGCCCTATATGAGGTCGGCGGTCAGTACAGAAGAAATATGTAA
- the glpX gene encoding class II fructose-bisphosphatase, protein MERSLSMELVRVTEAAAQSSARWMGRGQKNEADDAATTAMRDVFNTIPMQGTVVIGEGEKDEAPMLYIGEKLGTGSGLEADVAVDPVEGTNIVAQGTWNALAVLAIADRGKMLHAPDMYMKKIAVGPEAVGEVDINASTIDNLKAIAKAKNKNVEDVLAIVLDRPRHTELIKEIREAGARIKLIPDGDVAAAMNTAFEDTGVDVLMGIGGAPEGVLSAAALKCLGGEIQGKLVPSNDAEIERCKKMGIDDLEEVYHMDDFCGGDDAIFAATGITDGELLQGVQFKGTKATTQSVVMRAKSGTVRFIDGEHSLKKKPNLVIQP, encoded by the coding sequence ATGGAAAGAAGTTTATCGATGGAACTTGTCCGTGTCACTGAAGCAGCAGCACAATCTTCTGCACGCTGGATGGGCCGCGGGCAAAAGAATGAAGCGGATGACGCTGCGACAACAGCTATGCGTGATGTTTTTAATACGATTCCGATGCAGGGTACAGTTGTCATCGGTGAAGGTGAAAAGGACGAAGCACCGATGTTGTATATTGGTGAAAAGCTCGGTACCGGATCCGGCCTGGAAGCAGACGTTGCAGTTGATCCGGTGGAAGGCACGAATATCGTTGCTCAAGGAACATGGAACGCACTTGCCGTTCTTGCGATTGCCGATAGAGGTAAAATGCTGCATGCGCCTGACATGTATATGAAAAAAATTGCCGTCGGCCCTGAAGCTGTAGGGGAAGTCGATATTAATGCATCAACTATTGATAACTTAAAAGCAATCGCCAAAGCAAAAAACAAAAACGTTGAAGATGTCCTGGCAATTGTGCTTGACCGGCCGCGTCATACTGAATTAATCAAGGAAATTCGCGAAGCCGGCGCACGCATCAAACTCATTCCGGATGGTGATGTGGCTGCTGCCATGAACACTGCTTTTGAAGATACAGGCGTCGATGTTTTAATGGGGATTGGCGGCGCCCCTGAGGGTGTCCTCAGTGCAGCTGCGCTTAAATGTCTTGGCGGGGAAATCCAGGGAAAACTGGTTCCGTCCAATGATGCAGAAATTGAACGATGCAAAAAAATGGGCATCGATGACCTTGAAGAAGTTTACCATATGGATGATTTCTGCGGCGGAGATGATGCTATTTTTGCAGCAACGGGCATCACAGATGGTGAGCTCTTGCAGGGTGTTCAATTTAAGGGAACTAAGGCAACAACACAATCAGTTGTTATGCGTGCCAAAAGCGGGACCGTCCGATTCATCGATGGCGAGCACAGCCTGAAGAAAAAACCAAACCTTGTCATTCAGCCTTAG
- a CDS encoding type B 50S ribosomal protein L31 — MKNEIHPEYRNVVFLDTSSDYKFLSGSTQNSEETIEWEDGNTYPLIRVEISSASHPFYTGKQKADKVGGRVDRFKKKYNMK; from the coding sequence ATGAAAAACGAAATTCATCCGGAATACAGAAACGTTGTTTTCTTGGACACAAGTTCAGATTATAAATTTCTGAGCGGGTCAACACAAAATTCCGAAGAAACAATTGAATGGGAAGACGGAAACACGTATCCATTGATCCGTGTCGAAATCAGCTCAGCTTCACACCCATTCTACACCGGCAAGCAAAAAGCCGACAAAGTCGGTGGACGTGTCGACCGATTCAAGAAAAAATATAATATGAAGTAA
- the rpoE gene encoding DNA-directed RNA polymerase subunit delta yields the protein MSLKEYSREELEVRSMLELSNEYLLEQQQAQNFNDLFNKVAELKGLTEEQKQEYIAQFYTDLTIDGRFLTISSGIWGLKRWYPVEQMDEIIHTAPKKKSKKKAKKKKEEEKPREEPEEPAESSLDDTGDNVEVLTDTFDDEVLDETQELGEGEGFDDEHDEADEDFDEEEEESEEEENEEKENK from the coding sequence GTGAGCTTGAAAGAATACAGCCGCGAAGAGCTTGAAGTAAGGTCAATGCTTGAATTGTCCAATGAATATTTACTTGAACAGCAGCAAGCGCAGAATTTCAACGATCTTTTTAATAAAGTAGCCGAATTAAAAGGTTTGACTGAAGAACAGAAACAGGAATACATTGCGCAGTTTTATACAGATCTGACAATTGACGGAAGGTTTTTGACAATCAGCTCCGGCATCTGGGGACTGAAGCGCTGGTATCCGGTTGAGCAAATGGATGAAATCATACACACCGCTCCGAAAAAGAAGAGCAAGAAAAAGGCAAAGAAGAAAAAGGAAGAAGAAAAGCCGCGTGAAGAGCCTGAGGAACCTGCTGAGTCATCCCTCGATGACACGGGAGATAATGTTGAAGTCCTGACCGACACGTTTGATGATGAAGTGTTGGATGAAACGCAAGAGCTTGGCGAAGGTGAAGGTTTTGATGACGAACATGATGAAGCAGATGAAGATTTTGATGAGGAAGAAGAGGAAAGTGAAGAAGAGGAAAATGAGGAAAAAGAAAATAAATAA
- the fsa gene encoding fructose-6-phosphate aldolase, with protein MKFFLDSASIDDIRSANELGILAGVTTNPSLVSKEGVSFHDRLKEITDEVSGSVSAEVISEDAEGMIKEGKDLAAIAPNITVKVPMTPEGLKAVKAFSELNIKTNVTLIFNANQALLAARAGASYVSPFLGRLDDIGHDSMDLIATIREIFDVHGIGSEIIAASIRNPLHVTDAAMNGAHIATIPYKVLGSLVKHPLTDQGIEKFLADWNNQK; from the coding sequence ATGAAATTTTTCCTGGATTCAGCAAGTATTGATGATATCCGTTCTGCCAATGAGCTTGGTATTCTGGCAGGTGTCACAACCAACCCAAGTCTTGTCTCTAAAGAAGGCGTGTCATTTCACGACCGATTAAAGGAGATTACGGATGAAGTTTCCGGTTCAGTGAGCGCAGAAGTTATCTCAGAAGATGCAGAAGGTATGATTAAAGAAGGTAAGGATCTTGCGGCGATTGCACCGAATATTACGGTCAAGGTTCCGATGACGCCGGAAGGTCTGAAAGCTGTCAAAGCATTCAGCGAGTTAAATATTAAAACAAATGTGACCTTGATTTTCAACGCTAATCAAGCACTCTTGGCAGCGCGGGCCGGTGCTTCATACGTTTCACCGTTCCTCGGCAGGCTGGATGATATCGGTCATGACAGTATGGACCTTATTGCAACGATTAGGGAGATATTTGATGTCCATGGCATCGGATCCGAAATTATTGCTGCATCGATCAGGAATCCGCTGCATGTAACAGATGCGGCTATGAATGGTGCGCATATTGCGACCATTCCATATAAAGTGCTCGGTTCTCTGGTTAAACATCCATTAACCGATCAGGGTATTGAAAAATTCCTTGCAGACTGGAATAATCAAAAATAA
- a CDS encoding response regulator — MTKEILVVDDQPAIRMLLQEVLKGEGYEVALAETGKEALDKVYAGSYDLLILDYKLPVVDGVQVLRQLENDQVPLPAIVMSGLAEEVRTESLQFNLVKEVFAKPFNIQEISGFVQKVI; from the coding sequence ATGACAAAAGAAATATTGGTTGTCGATGATCAGCCGGCCATTCGCATGTTGCTGCAGGAAGTTTTGAAAGGCGAAGGTTACGAGGTGGCACTGGCTGAAACAGGCAAAGAGGCACTTGATAAAGTATATGCCGGATCGTATGATTTGCTTATTCTCGACTACAAATTACCGGTTGTGGATGGTGTACAGGTTTTAAGACAACTGGAAAATGATCAAGTCCCCCTTCCGGCAATTGTTATGAGCGGTTTAGCCGAAGAAGTGAGAACAGAATCGCTGCAATTCAACCTGGTAAAAGAAGTGTTTGCGAAACCGTTTAATATCCAGGAAATCAGTGGTTTTGTACAGAAAGTGATTTAA
- a CDS encoding CTP synthase translates to MTKYIFVTGGVVSSLGKGITAASLGRLLKNRGLKVTIQKFDPYINVDPGTMSPYQHGEVFVTEDGAETDLDLGHYERFIDINLNKYSNITTGKVYSSVIKKERRGDYLGGTVQVIPHITNEIKEQVFRAGQATKADVVITEIGGTVGDIESLPFLEAIRQIKSDIGREHVMYIHCTLVPYIKAAGEVKTKPTQHSVKELRSLGIQPDVIVLRSELPISEEMKEKIALFCDTDKEAVIEMLDADTLYQVPIALQEQNLDQLTCDHLGLNCDEADMREWEDLLSSVRHLPNTTVIGLVGKYVELPDAYLSVVEALKHAGFSYDADVQVKWINSEKQDKASIKKELEEVDGILVPGGFGDRGIDGKIEAIRYARENKKPFFGICLGMQLATVEFARNVMGLENAHSAEIDPDTPYPIIDLLPEQKNITEMGGTLRLGSYPCKLMEGTKTKQAYGNEDLVYERHRHRYEFNNDYREQLRANGMYLSGTSPDDRLVETIELADHPWFVACQFHPEFKSRPTRPQALFEGFVGAASQT, encoded by the coding sequence TTGACTAAGTATATTTTTGTGACTGGCGGTGTTGTTTCTTCATTAGGAAAAGGGATAACGGCCGCGTCACTTGGCAGATTGTTAAAAAATCGGGGACTGAAGGTAACCATTCAAAAGTTCGATCCGTATATTAATGTCGATCCGGGGACGATGAGCCCTTACCAGCACGGTGAGGTCTTCGTTACAGAAGACGGTGCTGAGACTGATCTTGATTTGGGACATTATGAGCGATTCATTGATATCAACTTGAATAAATACAGCAATATCACAACAGGTAAAGTGTATTCCAGCGTCATTAAGAAAGAACGGCGCGGCGACTACCTTGGCGGAACTGTTCAAGTGATTCCGCATATTACAAATGAAATTAAAGAGCAGGTTTTCCGGGCAGGGCAGGCGACAAAAGCTGATGTTGTCATAACGGAAATCGGCGGCACTGTCGGGGATATCGAATCGCTGCCATTTCTGGAAGCCATACGGCAAATCAAAAGTGATATCGGCCGGGAACATGTCATGTATATCCATTGTACACTTGTTCCATATATTAAAGCAGCAGGCGAGGTTAAAACGAAACCGACCCAGCATAGTGTGAAAGAATTGCGTTCATTGGGTATTCAGCCGGATGTGATTGTGCTGCGTTCGGAATTGCCGATCAGTGAAGAAATGAAAGAAAAAATTGCACTGTTTTGTGATACAGATAAAGAAGCCGTTATCGAGATGCTTGACGCGGATACATTATATCAGGTACCGATTGCACTGCAGGAACAGAATCTGGACCAGCTGACCTGTGACCACCTTGGACTGAACTGTGATGAAGCGGATATGCGTGAGTGGGAAGACCTGCTTTCCAGTGTGCGTCACTTGCCTAATACGACCGTCATTGGTCTTGTCGGGAAATATGTCGAACTCCCGGATGCCTACCTGTCTGTTGTTGAAGCATTAAAACATGCCGGTTTTTCATACGATGCCGACGTTCAAGTGAAATGGATCAATTCTGAAAAACAAGACAAAGCGTCTATCAAAAAAGAACTCGAGGAAGTGGATGGCATATTGGTGCCCGGCGGTTTTGGCGATCGCGGCATTGACGGGAAAATCGAAGCCATCCGGTACGCCCGTGAAAATAAAAAGCCATTTTTCGGAATTTGTCTTGGTATGCAGCTGGCGACAGTCGAGTTTGCCCGGAATGTCATGGGACTGGAAAATGCGCATTCTGCTGAAATTGATCCCGATACCCCATATCCGATCATTGATTTATTGCCGGAACAGAAAAACATTACCGAAATGGGAGGCACATTGCGGCTTGGCAGCTATCCATGCAAATTAATGGAAGGGACAAAAACGAAACAAGCATATGGCAATGAAGACCTTGTCTATGAACGTCATCGCCACCGTTATGAATTCAATAATGACTACAGGGAGCAGTTGCGCGCGAACGGTATGTATCTTTCCGGTACAAGCCCTGATGACAGATTGGTGGAAACAATCGAGCTGGCAGACCATCCCTGGTTTGTAGCGTGTCAGTTTCATCCTGAATTCAAATCGCGGCCGACCCGTCCGCAGGCATTGTTTGAAGGCTTTGTCGGTGCAGCATCGCAAACATAA
- a CDS encoding thymidine kinase: protein MYVMNHSGWLEVICGSMFSGKSEELIRRVRRATYAHLSVRVFKPVVDDRYSDESVVSHNGTSIIARPVKHSANILEYVENKQIDVVGIDEAQFYDNNVVTVANELANKGIHVIAAGLDTDFRGEPFGPMPELMAQSESISKLNAICPICGSPASRTQRLINGKPASYDDPVIMVGASESYEPRCRHHHDVPNKPDNKNGGQAISEVSE from the coding sequence ATGTATGTGATGAATCATAGCGGATGGCTGGAAGTCATTTGCGGCAGCATGTTTTCCGGAAAGTCAGAAGAATTAATAAGGCGCGTCCGCCGTGCCACATACGCCCATTTATCAGTGCGCGTCTTTAAACCGGTCGTTGATGACAGATATTCTGATGAATCAGTTGTTTCGCACAATGGGACTTCAATTATTGCGCGTCCTGTAAAACATTCTGCCAATATACTGGAATACGTTGAGAATAAGCAAATAGATGTTGTCGGTATTGATGAGGCGCAATTTTATGATAATAATGTCGTAACAGTTGCCAATGAACTGGCAAATAAAGGAATCCATGTCATCGCTGCCGGTCTTGATACTGACTTTCGCGGAGAGCCGTTTGGTCCAATGCCGGAATTGATGGCACAAAGTGAATCCATTTCTAAATTGAATGCAATTTGTCCCATTTGCGGTTCGCCCGCCAGCCGCACCCAGCGATTAATCAATGGCAAGCCTGCGTCGTATGATGATCCGGTTATAATGGTTGGTGCATCTGAGTCTTATGAACCGAGGTGCCGTCATCACCACGATGTACCGAATAAACCCGATAATAAGAACGGCGGACAAGCCATAAGCGAAGTTTCCGAGTAA